A part of Corynebacterium lactis RW2-5 genomic DNA contains:
- a CDS encoding malate synthase G, protein MKYENVGILRVAPRLLAFVNDELLPAIGKSSAAAQSEFWSGFGDIVAKYTPRNRELLAKRDELQEKLDAWYKEHPGKQDQDAYVAFLKEIGYLVEDPGEYQVTTANVDYEITSTAGPQLVVPLLNARYAINAANARWGSLYDALYGTNAIPEDGGAEKDTPGYNKVRGDRVIAWGRNFLDKALPLVDGSHADVTSYDIVDGALQATLEGGATSGLREPETLVGYTGDVAKPESIYFKHNGLHIQLLIDPESPVGSTDKAGVKDIVLEAAVTNIMDLEDSVAAVDAADKTLAYRNWLGLNIGNLKVDFERNGKQVSRVLNPDRVYASVKGESVRLHGRSLNLIRNVGHLMQNPAILDRDGEEIFEGIMDAVISTACAIPGLAIDSEFCNSRTGSIYIVKPKQHGPEEAAFTNELFADVEDLLGLERNTLKVGLMDEERRTTLNLDAAIKEVSERVVFINTGFMDRTGDEIHTSIHAGPMFRKAVQKTAPWMLAYEDNNVDAGLAHGLQGKAQIGKGMWAMTEQMAELLEQKIGQPKQGASTAWVPSPTGGVLHATHYHEVDVFGVQDKLLADGRRDTFGDLLTIPVAAAKAGDPGADWSDEDKANELDNNCQSILGYVIRWVEQGVGCSKVPDINDVDLMEDRATLRISSQTLANWLLHGVVTEEQIIDSLQRMAEVVDRQNAGDDAYLPMAPDFDNSIGFQAAKELILDGVNQPAGYTEPILHRRRLEFKKREGIDQD, encoded by the coding sequence ATGAAATATGAAAACGTCGGAATCCTGCGGGTGGCACCTCGGTTGCTTGCCTTTGTCAATGACGAGCTCTTGCCGGCGATTGGCAAGTCATCCGCAGCGGCTCAGTCCGAGTTCTGGAGTGGCTTCGGTGACATTGTTGCTAAGTACACCCCGCGCAACCGCGAGCTGTTGGCCAAGCGTGATGAGCTGCAGGAAAAGCTCGACGCTTGGTACAAGGAGCACCCGGGCAAGCAGGATCAGGATGCTTACGTCGCTTTCCTGAAGGAGATCGGCTACCTGGTTGAGGACCCGGGTGAGTACCAGGTCACCACCGCCAACGTTGACTACGAAATCACTTCCACCGCTGGCCCGCAGCTCGTCGTTCCACTATTGAATGCTCGATATGCAATCAACGCGGCGAATGCTCGTTGGGGCTCGCTGTACGACGCCCTCTACGGCACCAACGCCATCCCAGAGGACGGCGGCGCAGAGAAGGACACCCCGGGTTATAACAAGGTCCGCGGTGACCGCGTTATCGCATGGGGCCGTAACTTCCTGGATAAGGCTCTGCCTTTGGTCGACGGCTCCCACGCTGACGTCACCTCTTATGACATTGTTGACGGTGCGCTGCAGGCAACCCTTGAGGGTGGCGCAACCTCTGGTCTGCGTGAGCCGGAGACCCTGGTTGGCTACACCGGTGACGTTGCGAAGCCGGAGTCGATTTACTTCAAGCACAATGGCCTGCACATTCAGCTGCTGATTGACCCAGAGTCCCCAGTCGGCTCTACCGACAAGGCTGGTGTGAAGGACATCGTCCTGGAAGCTGCTGTTACTAACATCATGGATCTGGAGGACTCCGTCGCAGCTGTCGACGCCGCAGACAAGACCCTGGCGTATCGTAATTGGCTCGGCTTGAATATTGGCAATCTGAAGGTGGACTTCGAGCGAAACGGTAAACAGGTAAGCCGTGTACTTAATCCGGATCGTGTTTATGCCTCCGTCAAGGGTGAAAGTGTGCGCTTGCATGGGCGTTCGTTAAATTTGATTCGTAACGTCGGCCACCTGATGCAGAACCCGGCGATCCTGGATCGCGATGGCGAGGAGATCTTCGAGGGCATTATGGATGCGGTTATTTCTACTGCATGCGCGATTCCGGGTCTCGCTATTGATAGCGAGTTTTGTAACTCCCGCACCGGTTCCATCTACATTGTGAAGCCGAAGCAGCATGGTCCGGAGGAGGCTGCTTTTACTAATGAGCTTTTCGCTGATGTTGAGGATTTGCTGGGGCTCGAGCGCAATACTCTCAAGGTTGGTCTGATGGATGAGGAGCGTCGGACCACGTTGAACTTGGATGCGGCTATTAAGGAAGTATCCGAGCGTGTTGTGTTCATTAACACCGGTTTTATGGATCGCACTGGTGATGAGATCCACACCTCCATCCACGCTGGCCCGATGTTCCGCAAGGCTGTTCAGAAGACCGCCCCGTGGATGCTGGCTTACGAGGACAACAACGTTGACGCTGGTCTGGCTCATGGTCTACAGGGCAAGGCTCAGATTGGTAAGGGTATGTGGGCGATGACTGAGCAGATGGCCGAGCTGCTGGAGCAGAAGATTGGTCAGCCGAAGCAGGGTGCTTCCACCGCGTGGGTTCCGTCCCCGACCGGTGGTGTGTTGCACGCGACTCACTACCACGAGGTTGATGTTTTTGGGGTTCAGGACAAGTTGCTTGCCGACGGCCGCCGCGACACCTTCGGTGACCTGCTGACCATCCCGGTTGCGGCCGCAAAGGCCGGTGACCCGGGCGCGGACTGGTCTGATGAGGACAAGGCCAACGAGCTGGACAACAACTGTCAGTCCATCCTGGGCTACGTGATCCGCTGGGTCGAGCAGGGCGTCGGTTGCTCGAAGGTGCCGGACATCAACGATGTCGATCTGATGGAGGACCGCGCTACACTGCGTATTTCCTCGCAGACGCTGGCCAACTGGTTGCTGCACGGTGTTGTCACCGAGGAGCAGATTATCGATTCGCTGCAGCGCATGGCTGAGGTCGTCGACCGCCAGAACGCAGGCGACGATGCCTACCTGCCGATGGCTCCGGACTTCGACAACTCCATCGGTTTCCAGGCTGCGAAGGAGCTCATCCTTGATGGCGTGAACCAGCCGGCTGGTTACACGGAGCCGATTTTGCATCGTCGTCGCTTGGAGTTTAAGAAGCGAGAGGGTATTGATCAGGACTAG
- a CDS encoding IS1249 family transposase, with protein MTRNRPRCPVCAGQMKKNGTTTKGKTRWRCKNPDCGTSTTRHRPDQTHTLDFKAFHAYVTGTASLTDVADNLNVSRRTLDRRFTSLWLIDVPNTPDPHRIYDQIFIDGTYTDAGCLLVAASRDHVIAWQWAKRESAHAYTQLLHGIAEPLCVVLDGGQGAYSAIKACWPNTRIQRCLVHAQRVIRRYTTSRPRTDAGKAIYALALKLTKITTLDQARDWTLRLHDFGVVYKRFLNEKTPLPKQHRTLGKQWEWTHLRVRKVYHSLLHLSRNNWLFTYLQPPPEALEPKRWASTTNSLEGGINAGLKRIADAHRGRSGERQRKMLEWYLHSKTQLPDDPLTIARQCNYGQDQLAKVSDLVPEDHNTADQETGRPAFLDNAIPTEYQHNIGIRKGPMQ; from the coding sequence ATGACACGAAACAGACCCCGATGCCCCGTATGCGCTGGGCAAATGAAGAAAAACGGCACCACAACCAAAGGGAAAACCAGGTGGCGGTGTAAAAACCCTGACTGTGGAACCTCCACCACACGCCACCGCCCCGATCAGACCCACACCCTGGATTTCAAAGCGTTTCACGCCTACGTCACCGGCACTGCTTCTTTAACCGACGTGGCCGACAATTTGAACGTCTCCCGGCGCACGCTCGACCGCCGGTTCACCTCGTTGTGGCTTATCGATGTGCCCAATACCCCAGACCCCCACCGCATCTACGACCAAATCTTCATCGACGGCACCTACACCGACGCCGGATGCCTGCTTGTCGCCGCAAGCCGTGACCACGTCATCGCCTGGCAGTGGGCCAAACGCGAGTCAGCCCACGCTTACACACAACTACTGCATGGTATCGCCGAACCGTTATGCGTCGTCCTCGACGGCGGCCAAGGCGCCTACTCAGCAATCAAAGCCTGCTGGCCCAACACACGGATTCAACGCTGCCTTGTACATGCCCAACGCGTCATCCGCCGCTACACCACATCACGACCACGCACCGACGCCGGCAAAGCCATCTACGCCCTGGCTTTGAAACTGACCAAGATCACCACCTTGGACCAGGCACGCGACTGGACACTACGCCTGCACGATTTCGGAGTGGTCTACAAACGGTTCCTCAACGAAAAAACACCCCTGCCAAAACAACATCGCACACTGGGTAAACAGTGGGAATGGACCCACCTGCGAGTCCGTAAGGTATACCACTCACTGCTACACCTATCACGCAACAACTGGCTGTTTACCTACCTCCAACCCCCACCAGAAGCACTCGAACCAAAGCGCTGGGCATCAACAACAAACAGTCTGGAAGGCGGCATCAACGCCGGGCTCAAACGCATCGCTGATGCCCACCGCGGCAGATCCGGGGAACGTCAACGCAAAATGCTCGAGTGGTACCTGCACTCGAAAACGCAACTGCCTGACGACCCACTCACAATCGCCAGGCAGTGCAATTACGGACAAGATCAACTCGCCAAAGTATCCGATCTTGTCCCAGAAGACCACAACACAGCCGACCAAGAAACAGGACGACCAGCCTTCTTGGACAACGCTATCCCAACCGAATACCAACACAACATAGGAATCCGGAAAGGACCGATGCAATAA
- a CDS encoding HAD family hydrolase encodes MTDDLDNVKGFIRRAGAVLFDLDGVITPTADIHKLAWADMFRAYFAEKGVSEYTEDDYFNYLDGRRRDEGIAAILESRHLSIPHGSQSDSPDDETIVGLGKRKNADFLARVEQGIDAYPGSVKLLESLASGDTETYPRRPQLAVVSSSKNAVPVLEAAGLRDRFVEIVDGVVAHDNDLPGKPAPDTFVFAAEQLGVEPRDAVVVEDAISGVQAGAAGAFGLVIGVDRGAGREALLRAGADVVVEDLAELL; translated from the coding sequence ATGACAGACGATCTCGACAACGTAAAGGGCTTTATCCGCCGCGCGGGTGCCGTGCTCTTTGACCTTGACGGTGTGATTACTCCGACTGCCGATATTCATAAGCTCGCCTGGGCAGACATGTTCCGCGCCTATTTCGCGGAAAAGGGCGTCTCCGAGTACACCGAAGACGATTACTTCAACTACCTCGACGGCCGACGTCGCGACGAGGGAATCGCCGCCATTTTGGAATCACGCCACCTTAGCATTCCGCATGGCTCCCAGTCCGATTCGCCTGACGACGAAACTATCGTCGGCCTCGGAAAACGCAAGAATGCGGACTTTTTGGCGCGCGTCGAGCAAGGCATTGATGCGTACCCGGGCTCAGTGAAGCTGCTGGAAAGCCTGGCTTCCGGGGATACCGAGACCTATCCCCGTCGGCCGCAGCTGGCGGTGGTGAGCTCGTCGAAAAATGCAGTCCCCGTGCTGGAGGCGGCGGGCCTGCGGGACCGTTTCGTAGAAATCGTCGACGGCGTCGTGGCCCACGACAATGACCTGCCCGGCAAGCCGGCTCCGGATACTTTCGTGTTTGCGGCTGAGCAGCTCGGGGTGGAGCCACGTGACGCAGTTGTCGTCGAGGACGCCATTAGTGGCGTCCAGGCGGGAGCCGCGGGGGCATTTGGCTTGGTTATCGGTGTGGATCGCGGTGCTGGCCGGGAGGCGCTGCTGCGTGCTGGCGCCGATGTTGTTGTCGAAGACCTCGCGGAACTGCTGTAA
- a CDS encoding glycoside hydrolase family 65 protein yields MTDNATDKATGPAAEEDKVWVSPIRRKARRNFPADRADKHHHLLDAEGLMDRDVTPVDEWRLIEAKPEGLPLGLAETLFALSNGYIGMRGNPPEGRDSSEHGTYINGLHETWAIKHAEDAYGLAREGQTIVNAPDAKAMRLYIDDEPLRLGNAEVYDYERSLDFREGVLRRRFIWRTPSGKKIRVTSERMVSFQEKHVAAMSIEVELLDADAAVMINSQILNRQDGEDEYHDAANAQGADLDPRRAEALEERVLIPAFQSSTPERHRSTLAYRCAHSGMTVSAAMDHTFTVTTPDGTEPYVETSQTTDPDAASVLFHLDAPQGSVIRLEKLVAYHSSRKVRGEELAFRCERTLNRVGRIGVLGLMENQQEWLERFWERSDVVIHNQPALQQAVRWNLWQVIQASARAEFQGVPAKGMTGTGYGGHYFWDTEIYVTPFLTYTSPQFARNAMRFRWDMLEAAWSRADELAHDGALFPWRTINGQESSAYYAAGTAQYHIDADIVYAMMKYVYASGDQEFLLHEGADLLVSTARFWMSLGFFNGERTEFQIHSVTGPDEYNTVVNNNLYTNVMAQYNLGAAADVVKQIQRDRPAAWRKLQHRYELTDAEVGEWEEAAEAMYIPFDEKLGIHPQDDQFLLRKRWNLDDPETGPKRPLLLHYHPLTIYRHQIIKQADVVLALFLMGNRFTTEQKRADYKYYDPLTTGDSSLSAVVQSIMAAELGYAEQAMDFFVRGLYVDLANLHGNAADGVHVASAGGVWQSLVYGFGGFRDHGGQFSIDPKLPDGWEGLTYRITIHGCRIRVTVRRRAVEVVLEEGSHQVGPIMVAGHEVIVGPEPMTVVAGEA; encoded by the coding sequence ATGACAGACAACGCCACTGACAAGGCGACCGGCCCCGCTGCTGAAGAGGACAAGGTCTGGGTGTCACCAATCCGTCGTAAAGCGCGTCGGAACTTCCCCGCGGACCGGGCGGACAAGCATCACCACCTGCTCGATGCGGAGGGGTTGATGGACCGTGACGTCACTCCTGTGGATGAGTGGCGGCTGATTGAGGCGAAGCCGGAGGGGCTGCCGCTGGGCCTGGCGGAGACGCTGTTTGCGCTGTCCAACGGGTATATCGGCATGCGCGGAAACCCGCCGGAGGGTCGCGATTCCTCTGAGCACGGCACCTACATCAACGGTCTGCACGAGACCTGGGCGATCAAGCACGCCGAGGACGCGTACGGTCTGGCGCGCGAGGGGCAGACGATTGTCAACGCGCCGGATGCGAAGGCGATGCGCCTCTACATCGACGACGAGCCGCTGCGCCTGGGCAACGCCGAGGTCTATGACTACGAGCGCAGCCTTGACTTCCGCGAGGGCGTGCTGCGTCGCCGGTTTATCTGGCGCACGCCGTCCGGCAAGAAGATCCGCGTGACCTCGGAGCGGATGGTGTCCTTCCAGGAAAAGCATGTCGCGGCAATGAGCATCGAGGTGGAGCTGCTCGACGCCGACGCCGCAGTGATGATTAACTCCCAGATTCTGAACCGACAGGACGGCGAGGACGAGTACCACGACGCGGCCAACGCTCAGGGCGCTGACCTGGATCCGCGCCGCGCGGAGGCCCTGGAGGAGCGCGTCCTGATCCCGGCGTTCCAGTCGAGCACTCCGGAGCGGCACCGCAGTACGTTGGCGTATCGCTGCGCACACTCGGGCATGACTGTCTCGGCGGCCATGGATCACACCTTCACCGTGACCACCCCGGACGGCACCGAGCCCTATGTCGAGACCTCGCAGACCACGGATCCGGACGCCGCCAGCGTGCTGTTCCACCTGGACGCCCCGCAGGGATCGGTCATTCGCTTGGAGAAGTTGGTCGCCTACCACTCGTCCCGCAAGGTTCGCGGCGAGGAGCTGGCCTTCCGCTGCGAGCGCACCCTGAATCGCGTCGGCCGCATCGGGGTGCTCGGGTTGATGGAGAATCAGCAGGAGTGGCTCGAGCGATTCTGGGAGCGCTCCGACGTCGTCATTCACAACCAGCCGGCTCTCCAGCAGGCGGTGCGCTGGAACCTCTGGCAGGTCATCCAGGCCTCGGCGCGCGCGGAGTTTCAGGGTGTCCCGGCGAAGGGTATGACCGGCACCGGCTACGGTGGCCACTACTTCTGGGACACCGAGATTTATGTGACGCCTTTCCTTACTTATACGTCTCCACAATTTGCTCGCAACGCTATGCGCTTCCGCTGGGACATGCTGGAGGCGGCCTGGTCGCGTGCCGACGAGCTGGCCCACGACGGTGCCCTTTTCCCGTGGCGCACCATTAATGGCCAGGAGTCCTCGGCGTACTATGCGGCGGGTACTGCCCAGTATCACATCGATGCGGACATTGTGTACGCCATGATGAAGTACGTCTACGCCAGCGGCGACCAGGAGTTCCTGCTCCACGAGGGCGCCGACCTGCTGGTGTCGACGGCCCGGTTCTGGATGTCGCTCGGGTTTTTCAACGGAGAGCGCACCGAGTTCCAGATTCACAGCGTCACCGGCCCCGATGAGTACAACACGGTCGTGAACAACAACCTGTACACCAACGTGATGGCGCAGTATAACCTGGGCGCGGCGGCGGACGTCGTAAAGCAGATTCAGAGGGACCGGCCTGCGGCGTGGAGGAAACTTCAGCACCGCTACGAGCTGACCGACGCGGAGGTTGGGGAGTGGGAAGAGGCCGCCGAGGCCATGTACATCCCATTCGACGAGAAGCTCGGCATTCACCCGCAGGACGACCAGTTCCTGCTGCGCAAGCGGTGGAACCTGGACGATCCCGAGACCGGCCCGAAGCGCCCCCTGCTGCTGCACTACCACCCGCTGACCATTTACCGGCACCAGATCATCAAGCAGGCCGATGTGGTGCTCGCCCTGTTTCTCATGGGCAATCGCTTTACGACGGAGCAGAAGCGGGCCGACTACAAGTACTACGACCCGCTCACGACGGGCGATTCCTCCCTGTCCGCGGTCGTCCAGTCGATTATGGCGGCGGAGCTGGGGTATGCCGAGCAGGCAATGGACTTCTTCGTGCGCGGCCTCTACGTTGACCTGGCTAATCTTCACGGCAATGCGGCCGATGGCGTGCACGTTGCGTCGGCGGGCGGAGTATGGCAGTCGCTGGTCTATGGTTTCGGAGGCTTCCGCGATCACGGCGGCCAGTTCAGTATTGACCCGAAGCTTCCTGATGGCTGGGAAGGCCTGACGTACCGGATCACCATTCACGGTTGCAGGATTCGCGTGACGGTGCGTCGTCGTGCGGTCGAGGTTGTTCTGGAGGAGGGGTCGCACCAGGTCGGTCCGATTATGGTGGCCGGGCACGAAGTGATTGTCGGCCCAGAGCCAATGACTGTTGTTGCTGGCGAGGCTTAG
- a CDS encoding succinate dehydrogenase cytochrome b subunit produces the protein MTVTSSNRDAIAHGKINVEPLREQPKFPSWALKLTMAVTGVLFGLFVIVHMLGNLKIFTGAEHFNAYATFLRTVGAPAIPDEGVLWIFRIVLLVAVVLHIYGAFALFGRAKQSRGKFRRQGMVSSWNTFTARTMIVTGVVLLAFIIFHLLDLTLGVAPVAPEAFEHGEAYGNVVASFSRPGVVVWYIIAQLALLMHLSHGLWTATSDLGITGKRWRKVLLFLSGLLPLLVVVGNIIIPVYVLVAL, from the coding sequence ATGACTGTTACTAGTTCTAACCGTGACGCGATCGCGCACGGCAAAATTAATGTAGAGCCGCTGCGTGAGCAGCCTAAATTCCCATCGTGGGCCCTGAAGCTGACTATGGCTGTAACGGGCGTCCTCTTTGGGCTCTTTGTTATCGTCCACATGCTGGGCAACCTGAAGATTTTCACGGGGGCAGAGCACTTCAACGCGTACGCGACCTTCCTGCGTACCGTAGGTGCTCCGGCTATCCCGGATGAGGGTGTCCTGTGGATTTTCCGTATTGTCCTGCTGGTCGCTGTTGTCCTGCACATCTACGGCGCATTCGCCCTGTTTGGTCGTGCAAAGCAGTCCCGCGGTAAGTTCCGTCGCCAGGGCATGGTGTCCAGCTGGAACACCTTTACCGCGCGCACGATGATTGTCACCGGCGTTGTGCTGCTGGCCTTCATCATTTTCCACCTGCTTGACCTGACCCTCGGCGTCGCTCCGGTAGCTCCGGAAGCTTTCGAGCACGGCGAGGCCTACGGCAACGTTGTCGCTTCCTTCTCCCGTCCGGGCGTCGTTGTTTGGTACATCATCGCGCAGCTCGCTCTGCTGATGCACCTGTCTCATGGCCTGTGGACCGCTACTTCTGACCTGGGTATCACCGGCAAGCGCTGGCGCAAGGTTCTGCTGTTCCTGTCCGGCCTGCTGCCGCTGCTGGTTGTTGTCGGCAACATCATCATCCCCGTATACGTGCTGGTCGCGTTGTAG
- a CDS encoding fumarate reductase/succinate dehydrogenase flavoprotein subunit — translation MSNTEATVATDFKAPASAVDGVVIGKVLTDNSPGDKASMRDHWQYQKDHANLVSPLNRRKFRVMVVGTGLAGGAAAAALGELGYDVKVFTYHDAPRRAHSIAAQGGVNSARGKKVDNDGAYRHVKDTVKGGDYRCRENDCWRLAVESVRVIDHLNAIGAPFAREYGGTLATRSFGGVQVSRTYYTRGQTGQQLQLSTTSALQRQIGLGNVEIFTHNELVDIIVADGRCQGAIMRNLITGELKVHTAHAVILATGGYGNVYHMSTLAKNSNASAIMRAYDQGAYFASPSFIQFHPTGLPVNAHWQSKTILMSESLRNDARIWTPKKKGDERPANDIPEDERDYFLERRYPAFGNLVPRDVASRANSQQINAGYGVGPLKNSVYLDLRDAIERLGQPVIKERYSNLIQMYEEAIGEDPYKVPMRIAPTCHFTMGGLWSDFNQMTSIPGLFTGGEASWTYHGANRLGANSLLSGSVDGWFTLPFTIPNYLGPLLGTERLAEDAPEAVEALNRAQARLDKLMSIQGSHGAEYFHRQLGEILYRDCGVARNKEDLAKGIEEIRELRKAFWSDLFIPGDPKEMNQQLEYANRVADYIDLGELMCVDALDRDESCGAHYRDDHISEDGEAERDDANWCFVSAWERGNNGPAWDLTGNEFIRHAEPLTFEAVPLMTRNYK, via the coding sequence ATGAGCAACACTGAAGCAACTGTCGCTACCGACTTCAAGGCTCCTGCGAGCGCTGTCGACGGCGTTGTTATCGGCAAGGTTTTGACCGACAACTCCCCGGGCGACAAGGCCTCGATGCGCGATCACTGGCAGTACCAGAAGGATCACGCCAACCTGGTCTCCCCGCTAAACCGTCGTAAGTTCCGCGTCATGGTCGTCGGTACCGGCCTGGCAGGCGGCGCTGCGGCTGCAGCTCTGGGTGAGCTGGGCTACGACGTCAAGGTCTTCACCTACCACGATGCTCCGCGCCGTGCGCACTCTATCGCCGCTCAGGGTGGCGTCAACTCCGCCCGCGGTAAGAAGGTCGACAACGACGGTGCATACCGCCACGTCAAGGACACCGTTAAGGGTGGCGACTACCGCTGCCGCGAGAACGACTGCTGGCGTCTTGCCGTCGAGTCCGTTCGCGTCATCGACCACCTGAACGCCATTGGTGCTCCGTTCGCCCGCGAGTACGGCGGAACCCTGGCCACCCGTTCCTTCGGTGGCGTCCAGGTATCCCGCACCTACTACACCCGTGGCCAGACAGGTCAGCAGCTGCAGCTGTCGACCACCTCGGCCCTGCAGCGCCAGATTGGCCTGGGCAACGTCGAGATCTTCACTCATAACGAGCTGGTTGACATCATCGTCGCCGACGGCCGTTGCCAGGGCGCCATCATGCGCAACCTGATTACCGGCGAGCTGAAGGTCCACACCGCTCACGCCGTCATCCTGGCTACCGGTGGTTACGGCAACGTCTACCACATGTCCACGCTGGCGAAGAACTCCAACGCTTCCGCCATCATGCGTGCGTACGACCAGGGTGCTTACTTCGCATCCCCGTCCTTCATCCAGTTCCACCCGACCGGCCTTCCGGTCAACGCGCACTGGCAGTCCAAGACCATTCTGATGTCCGAGTCCCTGCGTAATGACGCACGTATTTGGACCCCGAAGAAGAAGGGCGACGAGCGTCCGGCCAACGATATCCCGGAGGACGAGCGCGATTACTTCCTGGAGCGTCGTTACCCGGCGTTCGGTAACCTCGTCCCGCGTGACGTGGCATCCCGTGCGAACTCCCAGCAGATTAACGCCGGCTACGGTGTTGGCCCGCTGAAGAACTCCGTTTACCTGGATCTGCGCGACGCAATTGAGCGTCTGGGGCAGCCGGTTATCAAGGAGCGCTACTCCAACCTGATTCAGATGTACGAAGAGGCAATCGGTGAGGATCCGTACAAGGTTCCGATGCGTATTGCACCGACCTGCCACTTCACCATGGGTGGCCTGTGGAGCGACTTTAACCAGATGACCTCCATCCCGGGTCTATTCACCGGTGGCGAGGCATCCTGGACGTACCACGGCGCTAACCGCCTTGGTGCTAACTCGCTGCTGTCCGGGTCGGTTGACGGCTGGTTCACCCTGCCGTTCACCATCCCGAACTACCTTGGCCCGCTGCTTGGCACTGAGCGCCTGGCAGAGGATGCACCCGAGGCTGTTGAGGCGCTCAACCGTGCCCAGGCTCGCCTGGACAAGCTGATGAGCATCCAGGGCAGCCACGGTGCTGAGTACTTCCACCGCCAGCTCGGCGAGATTCTCTACCGTGACTGCGGTGTGGCTCGTAACAAGGAAGACCTGGCCAAGGGTATCGAGGAGATCCGTGAACTGCGCAAGGCCTTCTGGTCTGACCTGTTCATCCCGGGTGACCCGAAGGAAATGAACCAGCAGCTGGAGTACGCAAACCGCGTCGCCGACTACATCGACCTCGGCGAGCTCATGTGTGTCGACGCCCTCGACCGTGATGAGTCCTGTGGCGCGCACTACCGCGATGACCACATCTCCGAAGATGGCGAAGCAGAGCGCGACGACGCTAACTGGTGCTTCGTCTCCGCATGGGAGCGCGGCAACAACGGTCCTGCCTGGGACCTGACAGGCAATGAGTTCATTCGCCACGCCGAGCCCCTGACCTTCGAAGCCGTCCCGCTCATGACAAGGAACTACAAGTAA
- a CDS encoding succinate dehydrogenase/fumarate reductase iron-sulfur subunit: MKLHLEIWRQAGPNVEGHFESVDVDDAVPEMSILELLDHVNSKYVESGKEPFAFASDCREGICGTCGLNVNGRPHGPGKNTPTCQQRLHQFNDGDSLKIEPMRSAAYPVIKDMVIDRSALDRVLEKGGYVSINAGTAPDADTLHLNHEKAEFALDHAACIGCGACVAACPNGAAHLFTGAKLVHLSLIPLGKEERGKRARKMVDEVEGTFGPCSLYGECADVCPAGIPLTAVAAITKERARAFFRGKDD, from the coding sequence ATGAAACTGCACCTTGAAATCTGGCGCCAAGCAGGTCCGAACGTCGAGGGACACTTTGAATCCGTTGACGTCGACGACGCCGTCCCGGAGATGTCGATCCTGGAGCTGCTTGACCACGTCAACAGCAAGTACGTCGAGTCCGGCAAGGAGCCGTTCGCGTTCGCTTCTGACTGCCGCGAGGGTATCTGTGGTACCTGTGGCCTGAACGTCAACGGCCGTCCACACGGCCCGGGCAAGAACACCCCGACCTGCCAGCAGCGTCTGCACCAGTTCAACGATGGTGACTCCCTGAAGATCGAGCCGATGCGCTCCGCCGCATACCCGGTCATCAAGGACATGGTCATCGACCGCTCTGCGCTCGACCGCGTCCTGGAGAAGGGCGGCTACGTTTCCATTAACGCCGGTACCGCTCCGGATGCCGACACCCTGCACCTCAACCACGAGAAGGCAGAGTTCGCTCTGGACCACGCAGCCTGCATCGGCTGTGGTGCCTGTGTCGCAGCTTGCCCGAACGGCGCTGCTCACCTGTTCACCGGTGCGAAGCTGGTTCACCTCTCCCTGATCCCGCTGGGTAAGGAAGAGCGTGGCAAGCGCGCCCGCAAGATGGTCGACGAGGTCGAAGGTACCTTCGGTCCTTGCTCCCTCTACGGTGAGTGTGCGGACGTCTGCCCGGCAGGCATCCCGCTGACCGCAGTTGCCGCTATTACCAAGGAACGCGCTCGCGCATTCTTCCGCGGTAAGGACGACTAA